The region TATCTTCGTCCAAGGTATTGGTAAACTACTAAACTTCATGGCAGTGTAGAGTTGAGTTAAAAGCTGGTGTTGAGAGATGGTTGGTTTTGAAGAAAACCCACAGAAAACCCGGATGGTGGGAGTTGGGTCTTTGCCGGCCATTGAAAAGGACAGAATGTCTGTAGTGTGATAGTATTGCAATCCACCCACTCAAGATAAGTACTTCAAAAGAAAGTGAAAGGTGCGTACCCCACccaactcactctctctctctttctctctctttattattattattattattattattattattatatatatatatatatatatatatatatatatatatatatatatatatatatatatatatatatatatatatatatatatatattcaactttTCCATGATGAAGCTTTTATTGGTTGGGCATGGGGAAGAGCCACCGAAGAGGCACACAGATATACTCCTGTATCTATATCTATATGATGCCTCCATGAAAGACATGCAGCTTCAAGATGTTAATCTGAAGATGCAAAAACCATACACATGCACTTCCATTAACACAAGGTTTCATACAAAGTGCTCACATCTCTCAATCTGTCATCACCATCACTTtaaggtaagtaattctatcgTCTCCCCTTTTCCATTCCACCATCATTTCTGGTTTTTTGTTATcaacgttttttttttaataatggtTTATCTTAACTTTTTACAAAAGCAATGGATTGCTTGCAGAAAAAAGCCAAGTACGATTGTTGGAAAAGTCATTCTCATTGTTCTATCGTTGCACACGTTTATCTTGTCTTAAAATTCGCCCGAAATGGTTGTacgatatgtttttttttaaatcattctTTATTGGTATAGATGAGTTATGTACTTGAACAACTGTATAATATCATATTTTCAATATAGTATATATTAAACGATCAAAATACAATTACAAATCAAGGTACCAAGCTGTTCTTGATTAATTGCAAATACAAGAAGCAGCTCTTCCTATATCATTTGagcaatttttttattatatacaaGATATAGCAACGTACTTCcatttatttatgtattataCCACTTTACTTTCAACTCTTCCATTTATTTCTGCATTAagtcattgtactttgaaaaagtCAAAAAGATATTCTTTAAATACAAGATATTATGCTCTCAATTTATAGGAGCATAACTTGTTTCGGATTTGGATGAAACTGCTATAATTTaaaaagatttttcaaagtacaatattGTAGTAGGAAGAAATGAAAATAGGGTGTTATAATAAGCAAATCAATGAAAACACTTTGCATTAACCCTCAATAACAACAAGAAAAGTCAAATTATTCCATTATTCACAAGCCAATTTAGTATCAAAGCTGCTCAAGCATATGGCGAAAGCTTGAAAGGCAGATAAAGGATACCGATAATCCATAGTAAATATGTCCTTTCCAACTTTACCAAATTGCAAAATCACCTTATCATGTGATGATTGTGACTGAGCTTGGGCAGTTTGTGGCGGTGTTGCCTCATCCACCACCACCGGAGGAgcggcagtggtggtggtggcagcgATGAGCTGGAAGTTCTTCACGGAAGCAACCGTTACCCTTCCTTTAAAATTTAGACACCAACATTGCAACTGTTCATGCCACCTTGGCTGTTTGTTCTTTAGAATCAAAGGCATGTTCTTCATTTGTTCTCCATTTTGTACCTCATTTGTGCCCATGATATCGGAAAATCGGGAGCTACTGAATTCGCTTAAACTATCGATTGATTTGGAAAACGAGATGCTTCTGAATGAGTCTTTGAAGGAATGTGCCGCCAGGTTAGGGTGGTGGTCGAGGGTGGTGCCGCCAGGTTCCATGGCGGACATGGGTATTGAGTGCATTATGCAGTTCATCCTACGTGGACCCCGTGTCCCCAATACGTTTAGCTCGTATACAATTTGAGCTATGTTGAAGCTTCCGGAAGGAACCTTTGGTGAAACCCTTCTAGAAAAACGGCGGCTTGATCCTAAACGACCCGGTGGGACCACGTTGGCGGTGTTATGTGGCGGTTGGGAGTCATAAATTATGAACTTTGTACCAAGAAAGTTTGATCTGAAAATTAAGAAAATTTTATAAGAAAAAGGAATCACATCCAAAATTAAgacattgtttatttatttaatggaCTTAATGGGGACTTAATTAATATAATAGAGAAAGTACAGAAAATGAGGAATCGTCAATTAAATCCCTATGTTTTTACAAATTTAACCTCGTTTGCTTTTTCATTCCATTTCCCAAAGTGTGTCGTTATTTTCTTTTATACTCCGTATTTTTTAAAGAGCATTTAATgggagaaaaaaaaaaagaaaacaggAGTGTAGTGTACCTCACTTTTCCAATGTATCCACGGTTTGACCTCGATATGTTATCAGCATTCAGTGAAATGATGTACTCTGTGCATGTACTTTTCCTACTTCGTTTTGCTGAAAAAAGAAATTTCCCGTTCTCTACCACCAATGCTGCAAATGTAACAAAATTTTTATGTAATCATTATAAAAAGTTAATATTCATTGTGCACAACACGATTATCTCAACTTTGTTGTTATTGAAGGATATTTTTAATCATAGAAAACGCTTATATTGAAAGTTTTTTGGGACCGAGGTTTCAAATCCATATTGCAAGTCAACAAGCTTCAAGAAAACTGAAAATAACATAATTATACACGAAAATATTAAGAAATGTGTAATTATAATAAAGAGTGAAGACTTACCACTGCTTAGGCAAAGATAAAGATAATACGTCGAATTAGATTTATCTCTCTTGATGAAGCATTGAATCGTGGTATCCCGAGGCCCCGGCTATAATATAGTTTAATTGTGTTACAAAACATCAGAAATAATTCAAACatgtgcaaaaaaaaagttacagAAAAATATGTAATAATTAGGACATGTTTGTTACGCATGACTAGACAAGATATAACAAATTGTACTGCTTTTGGTGTCCATTGGAGCGGGACCATaactaaaattaattaaacaaaaattgcagttttttgcCCCACCTAAAAAGGTGGTACAAGATGTGACAGTGACCACTCTAGATCTTTTGTCAGTgcaaaagacgtgaatgccctcCTCATCCTCGTCATCAAAGACAGTCATAGAGAGACCACTCCATCTCTCTTGAGGGGATTCATCTCTTTTGTACAAACAAGAGATCGAGAGTGAGGTGGGACAAAAAATTGCAATATTTGTCCCACTGACGTCATATGTCAGTCCTAGAGTCCAATGAATGTCAAATGCAGTACAACCTATTATGTTACGGAACAGAGTCCAATGAATATTAAATGCAGTACATTATGTTCTGTTACAGAGTCCAACGAATGTCAAATGCAGTACGACCTGTTCTGTCATGTCATGTCTTGTCTTGCATAACAAACGAGGTTTTGTGAATCTACCTGCTTTAGAGAGATTGGAAATGTAAGTTTCCCTGAGGACTCAGGGGAGCTAACAATTTCTTTGCACATTTCCCTCCACGACCTACAAACCGCCGCACAGGCAACCACATGCTTGCGAGCAGGCCATGTACACTCGCTTGCTTCCAACCGCTTAATCACATCACGAAGTAATTCGGGTGGTAAACCCTCCCAATGGCTATTGATCACAATACCCGAGTGGTTATCCAATTCATGAACAAAACTTTGTGATTTACTTCTTTCAAAACCACGTCTAGATAAGCTCCCAATCCCATCTCTTATATCGCGAACTATGCTACGAAATGACATCTAATTCAatctgaaaattttaaattgtgtTGATTATACTTCGTATTCATAATATGAATATATGATAATGGGTGATGATCATGAACAATAAAAGCATACAACTTTATCTTGATAGCTTAGTAACCAAGGAAAAAAGATTTAAAGTGGTGTAAAGATAAAAAGTGAGTAAGATGGGAAGGAAAAAAGCAAAGATAGAAAGAAGATTCCCACGATAAAGAAGCCAACTATCTTTAATTTTTCATCTATTCAACTTTCCCATCTACTAATCTCATTGCAGAATCATAATCCACAGTTTGAGTTTATAATTACGTATATCATTTGTATCAAATGTAacaaatagcaacgtactttcatttcttttcatggcaacattatactttgaaaaatatacccaaatacaaagcaattttcacTTATATAATTGGATAAATTGTTTAAAGTATCATGTCTTAATAAGCAAGCAATTGTAGCTTTT is a window of Lactuca sativa cultivar Salinas chromosome 1, Lsat_Salinas_v11, whole genome shotgun sequence DNA encoding:
- the LOC111906504 gene encoding uncharacterized protein LOC111906504, encoding MKLLLVGHGEEPPKRHTDILLYLYLYDASMKDMQLQDVNLKMQKPYTCTSINTRFHTKCSHLSICHHHHFKQWIACRKKPSTIVGKVILIVLSLHTFILS
- the LOC111906503 gene encoding tubby-like F-box protein 8, translating into MSFRSIVRDIRDGIGSLSRRGFERSKSQSFVHELDNHSGIVINSHWEGLPPELLRDVIKRLEASECTWPARKHVVACAAVCRSWREMCKEIVSSPESSGKLTFPISLKQPGPRDTTIQCFIKRDKSNSTYYLYLCLSSALVVENGKFLFSAKRSRKSTCTEYIISLNADNISRSNRGYIGKVRSNFLGTKFIIYDSQPPHNTANVVPPGRLGSSRRFSRRVSPKVPSGSFNIAQIVYELNVLGTRGPRRMNCIMHSIPMSAMEPGGTTLDHHPNLAAHSFKDSFRSISFSKSIDSLSEFSSSRFSDIMGTNEVQNGEQMKNMPLILKNKQPRWHEQLQCWCLNFKGRVTVASVKNFQLIAATTTTAAPPVVVDEATPPQTAQAQSQSSHDKVILQFGKVGKDIFTMDYRYPLSAFQAFAICLSSFDTKLACE